In Nicotiana tabacum cultivar K326 chromosome 17, ASM71507v2, whole genome shotgun sequence, one DNA window encodes the following:
- the LOC107822939 gene encoding uncharacterized protein LOC107822939: MMPLAIYTKLGIGRARPTSMLLQLADRTVKRLTGILDDVLVQVGKFVFPADFIILDCQVDEEIPIILGRPFLATGRALIDCETVELKMRLNNEEIIFNVQQSMRRPSEFANFSLVEAVDVILQEEDMTLNVRDPL; encoded by the coding sequence ATGATGCCCTTGGCAATTTATACAAAACTgggcattggcagagctagaccgACCTCAATGTTGTTGCAACTGGCTGATCGCACAGTCAAAAGACTGACAGGAattcttgatgatgtgcttgttcaAGTGGGGAAGTTTGTATTCCCTGCAGACTTCATTATTCTTGACTGTCAAGTGGATGAAGAGATACCCATCATTCTGGGAAGGCCGTTCTTAGCCACTGGGAGAGCATTGATTGATTGTGAGACTGTAGAGTTGAAAATGAGGTTGAACAATGAAGAAATAATATTCAACGTTCAACAATCCATGAGGAGACCCAGCGAATTTGCAAATTTCTCGCTAGTGGAGGCCGTGGATGTGATACTGCAAGAGGAGGATATGACCCTTAATGTCAGGGATCCGCTATAG
- the LOC107822940 gene encoding putative late blight resistance protein homolog R1B-16 codes for MLPTTIELSSLSMVGIEKEEQVAMDNILGGTDQLGVISIIGIPGLGKTTLAKKLYTHENIVNRFDVRSWCCVSQIYDKKRLLLELLGYEFERHVEIERSEDELVLQVQKCLEKRRYLIVIDDVWSTAIWDDLVSFFPDNNKKSRIIVTTRLDHELLSSSVKMFCYTHHLSFLTEDKSWLLLQKTVFKEEISCPQELEEIGKEIAKNCAGLPIAIILIGSLLARLDKKRGYWTKVAKRLSASAKVAGEAEWYMDIIESNYKHLPHHLKPCFLYFGLFLEDEEVSVKKLIRMWVAEGFVQSNEVKIAEHIAMDYLIDLIASNLVMVAQRFPLGGIKSVRLHDLVLDFCLSKAKEENFLLKVDRSSTTNSSSGIQRVLVCSKLHHFIKWLRPTQRIHSLRLYPHTNEMNKVIPSGAFSSDLFKSSLTVLDLKNVEIEASALEDITSLIPLRYLSIFGNFCEIPPAISNLTNLETLAARPKNGTLTLPGSMWDMINLKHVDKSEGEVHFNGVGAEKEDVFELEKLESFSKVVLVNEDDISEMCNRAPNLVQLELMTLEHWGSLFSSLMCLIYLETLAIYHRSEFPMSGISMIFPQSLKELTLSCCGFSWDEISRIGALPNLEVLNLLSAFIGRKWTVGVGGFLNLRFLKIEHNSIKHWNMSVDSFPCLEQLVLRWCGILEEIPSSFGSMPSLQRIEARSCCPSARKSAVKIRNMQRDDMKNSDFKVIIYLN; via the exons ATGTTACCTACCACAATTGAGTTGTCATCACTGTCAATGGTGGGCATTGAAAAAGAGGAACAAGTGGCGATGGACAATATTCTTGGCGGAACAGATCAACTAGGCGTTATCTCGATTATTGGCATACCCGGACTTGGTAAGACAACTCTAGCCAAAAAGTTATATACCCATGAAAATATAGTCAATCGCTTTGATGTTCGTTCATGGTGTTGTGTCTCTCAAATCTATGACAAGAAAAGATTATTGCTTGAATTATTGGGCTATGAATTTGAACGCCATGTTGAGATTGAGAGGAGTGAAGATGAATTAGTCCTACAAGTACAAAAATGTCTTGAGAAAAGGAGATATTTAATAGTTATAGATGATGTATGGAGCACTGCTATATGGGATGACTTAGTCAGTTTTTTCCCAGATAACAACAAAAAGAGTAGAATTATTGTTACTACTAGGCTTGATCACGAACTGCTTTCTTCTTCTGTAAAAATGTTTTGCTATACTCATCATCTTTCGTTTCTCACGGAAGACAAAAGTTGGTTGTTATTACAGAAGACAGTATTTAAGGAAGAAATTAGCTGCCCTCAAGAACTTGAGGAAATAGGGAAGGAGATAGCAAAAAATTGTGCAGGACTGCCAATTGCAATTATTTTAATAGGTAGTCTTCTTGCAAGATTGGACAAGAAAAGAGGCTATTGGACTAAAGTTGCTAAAAGGTTAAGTGCAAGTGCAAAAGTGGCTGGTGAGGCAGAGTGGTACATGGACATAATAGAGTCAAATTACAAGCATTTACCACATCATTTAAAGCCGTGCTTTCTTTACTTTGGTTTGTTTCTTGAAGATGAGGAAGTATCAGTTAAGAAGTTGATACGGATGTGGGTTGCTGAAGGTTTTGTACAAAGTAATGAGGTGAAGATCGCAGAACATATTGCGATGGACTATTTGATTGATCTAATTGCAAGTAATCTAGTTATGGTTGCGCAAAGATTTCCCCTTGGTGGCATAAAATCTGTTCGTCTTCATGATTTGGTACTAGATTTTTGTTTGAGTAAAGCTAAAGAAGAGAACTTTTTGTTGAAAGTTGATAG ATCTTCTACTACTAATTCATCTAGTGGTATACAACGGGTCCTAGTTTGCTCTAAACTGCATCACTTCATCAAGTGGCTTCGTCCGACTCAGCGCATCCATAGTTTGAGGTTATATCCCCACACTAATGAAATGAACAAAGTCATACCAAGTGGAGCATTTAGTTCAGACTTGTTCAAATCATCACTTACAGTACTGGACTTGAAGAACGTTGAGATCGAGGCTTCAGCTCTCGAGGACATAACATCCTTGATTCCTTTAAGGTACTTgtcaatttttggaaatttttgcgAAATTCCACCAGCCATATCGAACCTTACAAACCTGGAAACTTTAGCCGCGAGACCAAAAAATGGCACCTTAACTCTTCCGGGGTCTATGTGGGACATGATAAACTTAAAGCATGTCGATAAAAGTGAAGGGGAAGTTCATTTCAACGGTGTTGGGGCAGAAAAAGAAGATGTCTTCGAGTTAGAGAAATTAGAGAGCTTTTCAAAAGTAGTTTTAGTAAATGAGGATGATATAAGTGAAATGTGCAACAGAGCACCAAATTTAGTCCAACTTGAACTTATGACTTTGGAGCATTGGGGCTCTTTGTTCAGCTCTCTCATGTGTCTAATATATCTTGAAACACTAGCTATCTATCACCGTAGCGAGTTTCCAATGAGTGGAATTAGCATGATCTTCCCTCAAAGCCTAAAAGAGTTAACTTTATCTTGTTGTGGCTTCTCGTGGGATGAAATTTCAAGAATTGGTGCATTACCAAACCTTGAGGTGCTAAACTTACTTTCTGCCTTCATTGGGAGAAAATGGACAGTTGGTGTTGGGGGTTTCCTTAATCTAAGGTTCTTGAAGATCGAACATAATTCGATCAAACATTGGAACATGTCAGTGGATTCATTTCCCTGTCTCGAGCAATTGGTGTTGCGTTGGTGCGGTATACTTGAGGAGATACCTTCGAGTTTTGGGAGCATGCCTTCACTGCAGAGGATTGAGGCGCGCTCTTGTTGCCCCTCCGCCAGAAAATCTGCCGTGAAAATTAGGAACATGCAGAGGGATGACATGAAAAATTCAGACTTCAAAGTCATTATCTACTTAAATTAG
- the LOC107822941 gene encoding uncharacterized protein LOC107822941: protein MSLEFQISHFIEVVKAKAIEVGVQHDGLLTVLTLCFVFYLIVVSTGHLWKNKKKKKKRKIQRVLTRSMSIGVLHGGELALERLVDYHQAKANVQLLDVTETELDSLLNQELPHFKKLQRCIAKLEMSGKESKAVKKLESAIREAQLKGKPHEAYEFEMLLVESLIYQEDFIKALSYKCLNDEFITDARRPLYKAIIYLSIGYTEEEAKKFWWEFKGIREHMKRSRNKQDVQLFEITTDFDKFMCIVKSLGEDIKRAKAKTNKNK from the exons ATGAGTTTGGAATTCCAAATATCACATTTCATAGAAGTAGTGAAAGCAAAGGCAATCGAAGTCGGAGTTCAACACGATGGACTGCTAACAGTTTTAACGTTATGTTTTGTTTTTTATCTAATAGTGGTTTCTACAGGTCATCTATGgaagaacaaaaaaaagaagaaaaaaaggaaaattcaacgAGTATTAACAAGATCAATGTCCATTGGAGTTTTGCATGGAGGTGAATTGGCTCTTGAAAGACTAGTTGACTACCATCAAGCCAAGGCAAACGTTCAGTTGTTGGATGTTACAGAGACGGAGCTGGATTCTCTACTCAATCAGGAGCTACCTCATTTCAAGAAACTACAA AGGTGTATTGCAAAGCTGGAAATGAGTGGAAAAGAAAGCAAGGCAGTGAAGAAATTGGAGTCTGCAATAAGGGAAGCCCAGTTAAAGGGAAAGCCACATGAAGCTTATGAGTTTGAAATGTTACTTGTGGAATCGCTCATTTACCAG gaAGATTTCATTAAGGCGCTAAGTTATAAGTGCTTAAATGATGAATTTATTACCGATGCAAGGCGTCCACTTTATAAG GCTATAATATACCTCTCAATTgggtacactgaagaagaagcTAAAAAATTCTGGTGGGAGTTCAAAGGAATTAGAGAACATATGAAAAGATCACGCAATAAACAAGATGTACAACTTTTTGAGATCACGACAGATTTCGACAAATTTATGTGCATTGTTAAATCTCTCGGGGAAGATATCAAGCGGGCTAAAGCGAAaaccaacaaaaataaataa